In a single window of the Mesoplodon densirostris isolate mMesDen1 chromosome 18, mMesDen1 primary haplotype, whole genome shotgun sequence genome:
- the ST6GALNAC2 gene encoding alpha-N-acetylgalactosaminide alpha-2,6-sialyltransferase 2: MGLPRGPLFWLLLLLAVVCSGILVALYSSAVESYPGPLTRARNITSSRAFFGPKPSNSRTRKNLPCRHRLYLAIRRHPHFRDLFDLSIPVLLSGNLFTQELWDSLSRHKAPYGWQGLSSQAIASTLSLLNGSESTRLFAVSRELLPGCIRCAVVGNGGILNGSHQGQNIDAHDYVFRLNGAVIKGFENDVGTKTSFYGFTVNTMKNSLISYSNLGFTSVPQGQDLRYIFIPSDIRDYVMLRSAILGVPVPEGPDKGDRPQTYFGPEASASKFKLLHPDFISYLTERFLKSKWINTKFRDLYMPSTGALMLLTALHTCDQVSAYGFITSNYQKFSDHYFERIKKPLIFYVNHDLSLEATLWKDLHKAGILWLYQR, encoded by the exons ATGGGGCTCCCGCGCGGCCCGCTCTTctggctgctgctcctgctggcgGTTGTCTGCTCGGGGATCCTCGTCGCCCTGTACTCCTCGGCGGTGGAGTCGTACCCGGGGCCCCTGACCCGAGCCAG GAACATCACATCGTCTCGAGCTTTCTTTGGACCCAAGCCATCGAATTCTAGGACGAGAAAG AACCTGCCCTGTCGACACCGACTTTATCTCGCCATTCGACGGCACCCTCACTTCCGGGATCTGTTTGATCTCTCCATTCCAGTGCTGCTGTCAGGGAACCTCTTCACCCAGGAGCTCTGGGACAGCCTGAGCCGGCACAAAGCCCCCTATGGCTGGCAGGGGCTCTCCAGCCAAG CCATCGCCTCCACCCTGAGCCTCCTGAATGGCTCTGAGAGCACCAGGCTGTTTGCCGTCTCCAGGGAGCTGCTTCCAGGCTGCATCCGGTGTGCCGTGGTGGGTAACGGAGGCATTCTGAATGGTTCCCACCAGGGTCAGAACATCGATGCCCATGACTACGTGTTCAG ACTCAATGGTGCTGTGATCAAAGGCTTTGAGAATGACGTGGGCACCAAGACCTCCTTCTACGGTTTCACTGTGAACACAATGAAGAACTCCCTCATCTCCTACTCAAACCTGGGCTTCACCTCTGTGCCCCAGGGACAG GACCTGCGCTATATCTTCATCCCCTCAGACATCCGTGACTACGTGATGCTGAGATCGGCCATTCTAGGTGTGCCTGTCCCTGAGGGCCCCGATAAAGGGGACAG GCCTCAGACCTATTTTGGACCAGAAGCCTCCGCCAGCAAATTCAAGCTACTCCATCCAGACTTCATCAGCTACCTGACAGAGAG GTTTCTGAAATCCAAGTGGATTAACACAAAATTCAGAGACCTATACATGCCTAGTACTGGAGCCCTCATGTTGCTGACAGCACTGCATACCTGTGACCAG GTTAGTGCCTATGGATTCATCACAAGCAACTACCAGAAATTTTCTGACCACTATTTCGAACGAATAAAGAAGCCACTGATATTCTACGTGAACCATGATCTGTCCCTGGAAGCCACCCTGTGGAAGGACCTGCACAAGGCTGGCATCCTTTGGCTGTACCAGCGCTGA
- the LOC132478654 gene encoding uncharacterized protein LOC132478654 encodes MSSPSHPPNPSPSQSPSNHTNQQPYASASSSAPSPSPTRGSFSQPPSHPATPNASQPSSRASSLTPGPHVQPRGSTQSVTPPTSKPPSQSCLKSLSRHSSQTPPVPGAQSPSHSPAPSASYIGPIRGIPPYIAPYVPHFLKEPPFFQPPTSPLPQTHCFPCPSQNQERAPPASLYFPLLPPPPHHPVSCSYPTPPALFTPPSSLTYTPPLEVLVGGKPHVVPTVLPATFYTPFSRYYAQPRSYRSTHRHRPGAFPLSSLPNGPYDGTGPSPHFYRGS; translated from the coding sequence ATGAgctccccctcccatccccctaATCCATCCCCCTCCCAGTCCCCCTCCAACCACACCAACCAGCAGCCCTATGCCAGCGCCAGTAGCTCAGCCCCTTCCCCGTCCCCCACCCGGGGGTCTTTCTCCCAACCCCCCTCTCACCCTGCCACCCCAAATGCCTCACAGCCCTCTTCCCGGGCCTCCTCCCTGACCCCTGGCCCTCACGTCCAGCCTCGAGGGTCTACCCAAAGCGTCACTCCCCCCACCTCCAAACCTCCCTCCCAATCTtgcttaaaatctctctctcgaCACTCTTCCCAAACCCCCCCTGTGCCCGGCGCCCAGTCCCCATCCCACAGCCCTGCACCCTCGGCCTCCTACATCGGGCCCATTCGGGGCATCCCGCCCTACATCGCCCCCTATGTGCCCCACTTCCTGAAGGAGCCCCCCTTCTTCCAGCCTCCTACCTCACCACTCCCCCAAACCCACTGCTTCCCCTGCCCTTCCCAGAACCAAGAGCGCGCCCCCCCTGCATCTCTCTACTTCCCTctcctcccgccccctccccaccacccggTCAGCTGCTCCTACCCAACTCCTCCCGCTCTGTTCACACCCCCCTCCTCTCTCACGTACACCCCGCCCTTGGAGGTCCTGGTGGGCGGGAAGCCGCACGTGGTCCCCACGGTGCTGCCCGCCACCTTCTACACCCCCTTCTCCCGCTACTACGCCCAGCCCCGCTCCTACCGGTCCACACACCGCCACCGTCCCGGCGCCTTTCCCCTCTCCTCACTCCCCAACGGGCCGTACGACGGCACCggcccctctccccacttctaTCGTGGGTCCTAG